One part of the Populus alba chromosome 18, ASM523922v2, whole genome shotgun sequence genome encodes these proteins:
- the LOC118051047 gene encoding proteasome subunit beta type-4 has translation MGSSSETKENSLLSSETGIQRTQYPYVTGSSVVALKYKDGILMAADMGGSYGSTLRYKSVERIKPVGKHSLIGASGEISDFQEIMRYLDEQVLNDNMWDDGNSLGPKEIHSYLTRVMYNRRNKFDPLWNTLILGGVKKGQKFLGMVTMIGVNFEENHVATGFGNHMAQPILRSEWHENLTFEEGVTLLEKCMRVLLYRDRSAVNKFQIAKITEEGVTISQPYALKTFWGFKAFENPTAGAEGSW, from the exons ATGGGGTCTAGTTCTGAAACCAAAGAGAACAGCCTTTTGAGCTCTGAAACTGGCATTCAAAGAACCCA GTATCCATATGTGACTGGGTCATCTGTTgttgctttgaaatataaagatgGGATTTTAATGGCTGCTGATATGGGAG GTTCTTATGGGTCCACGCTGCGATACAAGAGTGTGGAGAGAATTAAGCCTGTTGGGAAGCATTCTCTTATTGGTGCTAGTGGAGAAATAAGTGATTTTCAGGAGATTATGCGTTATCTTGATGAGCAAGT CTTGAATGACAATATGTGGGATGATGGAAACTCTTTGGGGCCTAAAGAGATTCACAGCTATTTGACCCGAGTTATGTATAATAGGCGTAACAAGTTTGACCCGCTTTGGAATACACTTATTCTTGGTGGTGtgaaaaaaggacaaaaatttCTTGGCATG GTCACTATGATAGGAGTAAACTTTGAGGAGAATCATGTAGCAACTGGATTTGGAAATCACATGGCACAGCCAATACTTCGGTCTGAGTGGCATGAGAACTTGACCTTTGAAGAAGGTGTTACATTACTGGAGAAATGTATGCGAGTACTTCTGTATCGTGATAGGTCTGCTGTCAACAAGTTTCAG ATAGCTAAGATTACTGAAGAAGGTGTAACAATTTCACAGCCTTACGCATTGAAGACATTCTGGGGATTCAAGGCATTTGAGAATCCAACTGCTGGTGCCGAGGGATCATGGTAG
- the LOC118051048 gene encoding uncharacterized protein: protein MVFYFKARPEAGDYTIFMGLDKYENEELIKYGFPEDIWFHVDKMSSAHVYVRLHKGQTIDDISEGVLEDCVQLVKANSIQGNKVNNIDVVYTPWANLKKTASMDVGQVGFHNSKMVRTVRVEKRLNEVVNRLNKTKVERKPDLKAEREAVNAAERAEKKLLLRDKKRREEMERLEKERQTEIRSYKGLMVAEKMTSNKQIASENKSLQELEDDFM from the exons atggtGTTCTACTTCAAAGCCAGACCAGAGGCAGGAGATTACACTATTTTTATGGGTCTTGACAAGTACGAGAACGAGGAGCTTATCAAATATGGTTTCCCTGAAGACATCTG gtttCACGTGGACAAAATGTCTTCTGCCCATGTGTATGTAAGGCTGCATAAAGGTCAGACCATTGATGATATAAGTGAAGGTGTACTTGAGGATTGTGTGCAGCTTGTTAAAGCAAATTCGATTCA AGGAAACAAGGTGAACAACATTGATGTTGTTTACACTCCTTGGGCCAATTTGAAGAAAACTGCTTCCATGGATGTTGGTCAAGTTGGTTTCCACAATTCAAAGATG GTTCGAACTGTGAGAGTGGAGAAGCGGCTAAATGAGGTAGTTAATAGATTGAACAAAACAAAGGTAGAAAGAAAACCTGATTTGAAAG CTGAGAGAGAAGCAGTCAATGCAGCagaaagagcagagaaaaaGCTTCTTCTGAGAGATAAA AAACGACGTGAGGAAATGGAAAGGCTTGAAAAGGAGAGACAGACAGAGATAAGGAGCTACAAGGGTTTGATGGTGGCTGAAAAGATGACATCCAATAAACAAATAGCATCTGAAAACAAGTCCTTGCAGGAGCTGGAAGACGACTTTATGTAA
- the LOC118051046 gene encoding la protein 1 yields MATPSLDEETTKEVLRQVEYYFSDSNIPRDNFLRNIIESSEDGMASLALICSFKKMKGHLKLMDVKPEEIPEVTVQAVAETLRKSTSLKVSEDGKKVGRIAGILKPDEAIEQLDVRTIAASPLKYNVKREELELFFGQHAKVTSVRMPRHVGDKRVFCGTALIEFSLEEEAEKILKQSLVFEGAELELKPKREFDTERVQEEEEFENSHRSSGSNNKNSSNGEANYPKGLIIAFALKNKLAGGSAEQNGAQEPANDDANACDGGSNSSENLTNENEQKVPENIKTDEENNGEEVDGDNGSESTVIKTEEEKSYEDPNEKEEVKEKPNPAASKDDKNVVLREDLKAVFEIFGIVKYVDFKMGDESGYIRFEEAEAAQKARAAAVLAKEGGLVVKNFIATLEPVTGEAEKEYWNQFRGHKDRRFENKGNRGRGGRYHKGGGKHPRSRENDSGRPNKAQKAGAS; encoded by the exons ATGGCAACTCCTTCTTTGGACGAAGAAACCACCAAGGAAGTCCTTAGACAG gtTGAGTATTACTTCAGTGACAGCAACATCCCTCGTGATAATTTTTTGAGAAACATAATCGAGTCCAGTGAAGATGGCA TGGCGAGTTTGGCTTTGATTTGTTCGTTTAAGAAGATGAAAGGTCACTTGAAGTTAATGGACGTGAAGCCTGAAGAAATCCCAGAAGTTACTGTTCAGGCTGTGGCAGAAACGTTGAGAAAATCCACTTCTCTTAAAGTTTCTGAAGATG GGAAGAAAGTAGGCAGGATTGCTGGGATATTGAAGCCGGATGAGGCTATAGAACAATTAGATGTAAGAACAATTGCTGCGTCTCCATTAAAATATAACGTGAAGCGAGAAGAGCTGGAGTTGTTTTTTGGTCAACATGCGAAG GTTACAAGTGTAAGGATGCCTCGTCATGTCGGTGACAAAAGGGTATTTTGTGGTACTGCTTTGATTGAGTTCTCATTGGAGGAAGAGGCcgaaaagattttaaagcaaagCTTGGTTTTTGAAGGTGCAGAGCTAGAATTAAAACCAAA GAGAGAATTTGATACAGAAAGAGTGCAAGAAGAAGAGGAATTTGAAAATTCCCATCGCTCATCAGGCTCCAATAACAAGAATAGTTCCAATGGAGAGGCAAA CTATCCAAAGGGCTTAATTATTGCATTTGCTTTAAAGAATAAGTTAGCTGGAGGTTCCGCAGAACAAAATGGTGCTCAGGAACCTGCCAATGATGATGCAAATGCCTGTGATGGAGGATCGAATTCATCAGAGAATTTGACCAATGAAAATGAACAGAAGGTGCCAGAAAACATCAAGACTGATGAAGAAAACAATGGGGAAGAGGTTGATGGGGACAATGGCTCTGAAAGTACAGTAATAAAAACTGAAGAGGAGAAATCATATGAAGATCCCAATGAAAAGGAGGAAGTGAAGGAGAAACCTAACCCAGCTGCCTCCAAGGATGACAAAAATGTTGTTTTGCGTGAAGATCTGAAGGCTGTCTTTGAAATATTCGGCATTGTGAAG TATGTTGATTTCAAGATGGGAGACGAATCaggatacattcgatttgaagaagcagaagcagcTCAGAAAGCTCGAGCAGCTGCAGTTCTAGCTAAAGAAGGTGGTCTGGTCGTGAAGAATTTTATAGCCACTTTAGAACCTGTGACTG GTGAAGCAGAAAAGGAATACTGGAACCAATTCCGTGGACACAAAGACAGGCGTTTTGAAAATAAGGGCAACCGAGGAAG GGGTGGGAGATACCACAAGGGTGGTGGCAAACATCCCCGCTCTAGAGAAAACGATTCTGGGAGACCAAATAAAGCTCAGAAAGCTGGAGCATCATGA